The Kiloniellales bacterium genome includes the window CTCTATGCGGTCAAGGCAAACCCCGACCCCCGGGTGCTGTCCTGCCTGATGCGCGCCGGGATCCGCGACTTCGATACCGCGTCGCTGGCCGAGGTGGCCCTGGTGAAGTCCGTCGATCCCGACGCGCGCTGCCATTTCATGGCGCCGGTCAGGCTCCTTGGTGCCGCGGGAGAAGCCTTTCGGCGACACGGCGTCACGGACTTCGTGATCGACCACCCGGGCGAGCTGGAGAAGCTCCTCGCCGAGGTCCCGGCCGCAGCCGTTACCGTCTTCGTCCGCCTGGCGACGCCCAGCCGCGACGCCACCTACGACCTCTCGACCAAGTTCGGGGCCGACCCGGCGACGGCTGGGGCGCTCTTGGCCGCTGTGGCCGAGGCCGGCGCGGAAGCGGCCCTGGCCTTCAATGTCGGCTCGCTCGTGCTCGACCCGGCGGCCTACCGCGAGGCGCTTGCACTCTGCGCCCAGGTGCTCGCGGCGTCCGGCGTGACGGTGCGGCGGATCGATATGGGCGGCGGCTTTCCCTCGGCCTACCCAGGCCTGCCCTCGGCGCCGCTGGAGGACTTCTTCTCAGCCATCGCGGAGGCCCGGCGGCACCTGTCTCTGTCCGACGAGGTGGAGCTCCTGGGTGAACCTGGCCGTGCCCTGGTGGCCGACGGCCAGTCGGTGGTAACCCAGGTCACCCTGCGCAAAGAGGACAGCCTCTACCTGAATGACGGGATCTACGGAAACCTCTCTGAGCCGGCGATCTCCAAGGGGTTGGTCGGCTTTCCGACGCGCACCCTGCGCGGCCCCGGCGAGGCGCTCTCCGGGGCCAAGCGGCCGTTCCGTCTCTTCGGGCCGACCTGCGACTCGCTCGACGTCCTGCCTGCGCCCTATGACCTGCCGGCGGACATCGACACCGGTGACTGGATCGAGTTCGGCATGCTGGGCGCCTACGGCCTCGCCATGCGCACCCACTTCAACGGCTTCTATCCCGAGACCCTGGTGGAGATCGCGGGAGAGCCGCCGCCGCGAATGGCCTAAGGCCTGAGCCGGAGACGCGGAAGCCACCTTGCCAATTGGATCAACCGCCAAGCCCCCGGGGCTATTCGGATTGACCCTAGTGTATTGTGCAGTCTTTGGTTTTTTCTTTCTTGAACTCAAGAACGCCCATCATGCAATCGAACAGTTTTTTTGAAACTTTCTCATTGGAAAAATGTCTGGGTTTGTCTTCTATGACAAAAAAACCAAGTGTTCCCTTTCTTTTAAGTTTTGATTTTCCAATATTATACTTTGTGCATCGTAAGTAATTGTCCTTGCTGGATAAATCTTGCAGTATCCACGCTAAATTTTCGATCGTGTATGGTCGTCTGGTGTAAACAAGAAGTGGAATTGAGTCATCTATCTCGTTTATAAATGGCGAAAATTTTTCTTTCCAGACCTTACAGACTTTGGGTTGATTATCTTTTTCTTCTAAGAAAAATGAATTCAAATGAACCAGGAGGGCTCTTGGTTTCAGTTTGTTCCAATCTTCCGGGTGTACTTCAGCTAAGTCTGTGACAACTTGCCTGACCACGCGGAAATCACCGAGCTCGTGTCCATCGGGCGAGTAACCAAAATGATGATTGAACGCCCACCAGATCTCGTCAGCATTGGAGCGAAACTTCTTCGATTGATTGTACTGACGTTGCGTGTTGTCCAAGGCGCCGATTACCGGATCTGGAAAACCCCTGCCAAGTGCCAGGAAGGTTGAGAGATGAAGCGCCTTTCGCGCGAGAACGTCGGTCAGCTTCAAGTAAGTGTCGCTGCTCAATCCGTCTATTTCGAATTCGATGGCCCGGTTCAAGGTTGAAGGGTCTTCGTAACCTTGCTTTCCGTAGCTGTCCCAAGCCGCTCTGATCCGTGCCGACGCCTCAAGATTCCTTGTATTTCTTTGTTCATCAATAAGCTCTTGCTGACGTCTGACAAGCTCTTCAGACGCGATTGCCATTTGTTCGGAGGCCTTCAGCGCCTTTTCGGCAGTTTCAGCAAGTTCAGCTGTGCTAATCGACAGCTGCTTTGAGTATCCGAGTGCACGATCGGCCTCAGCTCTTGCTCTCTCGCCCGCCTCCTTCGCATCGATGGCCATGTAAAAAGCAACGCCCGCCGAGACAATCGCCGCCAGTGTGGCGAGAATACTCCACGGATTTTTCCCGTTGCTGCTCACTGTTACTGTCCCAAAATGTTTGCCGGTGGCAGCCCGCTCCGGACGATCACGACGAAGGAATGTTCGTCTTGGCAGACCCCTCTATACTGGGGGGTCGGCACCGGCTCCTGGATTCTACAGTTGGTTACATTACAGAATTCAAGCGAGGGCGGCTATGACGACGACCTCGATCAGATCGTCGCCGGCCAGATCCGCGCCGACGCAGGCGCGCTGCGGCCAGTTCTCCTTTCCGCCGATCCAGGCGCACCAGACCTGGTCCATCTCGGCCTTCATGGCCATGTCCCGGAGGTAGCCGTGGCCTGCAGGATCCGGCTCTTGTCGCTGCCGGCCTCTTGCAGTGTCCGCTCGAGGATTTCCAACGTGCGCCTCGTCTGCTCGGCAATGCCGTCGGCGTTCGTCGTGTCGGTGGCGACGGCGTAGACCAGCCCGCCG containing:
- a CDS encoding type III PLP-dependent enzyme — encoded protein: MVANPRLMVGRSENAGRYESVEQMVADLQPREPVHCLYPRVLEGLATTFLEGFPGRVLYAVKANPDPRVLSCLMRAGIRDFDTASLAEVALVKSVDPDARCHFMAPVRLLGAAGEAFRRHGVTDFVIDHPGELEKLLAEVPAAAVTVFVRLATPSRDATYDLSTKFGADPATAGALLAAVAEAGAEAALAFNVGSLVLDPAAYREALALCAQVLAASGVTVRRIDMGGGFPSAYPGLPSAPLEDFFSAIAEARRHLSLSDEVELLGEPGRALVADGQSVVTQVTLRKEDSLYLNDGIYGNLSEPAISKGLVGFPTRTLRGPGEALSGAKRPFRLFGPTCDSLDVLPAPYDLPADIDTGDWIEFGMLGAYGLAMRTHFNGFYPETLVEIAGEPPPRMA